Proteins found in one Geomonas subterranea genomic segment:
- a CDS encoding sensor domain-containing protein — MSRAAGTNSITGTRSEKSTHKKTAKAMRLSRNELAAQLELYADLYEHAPVAHITLDRHGVIRSVNLTGADMLGVERSSLLGRKFADLFSESSRRPLAEFFERLLASNEGNSCNVLLSDAGNALQQLRIVAIPCRGRSEIRLALIEITESEKAAKALGISEARYRGLFEAAKDGIMIVDAATGEIHDVNPFLMEMLGFQRDELVGRLLWDVPPLTVLAASETEFAVLQHRDYLHNDDLRLSTRDGRSVIVEVVVTGYSIDRSKVLQFNIRDITVRKNAEEALSKSEEQCRTIVSNINEYVYSVRFEDGDIKSVYHSPKCLDITGYSPEEYYRDPLLWFTMIHDEDRNQVVQFLNSIFAGEDQAPIRHRIVHKDGSIRWILNNCAVQRIRKGNRVTISRLDGFILDITDIKRAEENIFFLAHHDPLTKLPNRSTLYARIEDVLRVAQKTRTSVALLFLDIDGFKQINDSMGHDIGDRLLQSVARKLGDCTRSCDVVARLGGDEFVVVLWDCGVSETSFVAEKIVNAGFPLQGTNVIVTPSIGISLYPEDGKDYLALLKHADIAMYHAKKLGGNNFQFFTHKLNEMAHERFALEAELRHALEHDEFVLHYQPKVDLATGHFTSMEALIRWQHPERGLIMPEHFIHIAEESGLLHQISKWIIPTVCRQIRQWQHQGLGQVSAAVNLSASFFQHRDFEETIEASLLETGIPPESLELELTEATIMSDPQRVLGSMAAMKALGLQLSIDDFGTGYSSLSYLKKLPVDKLKIDQSFIRNIARDNDNAAVVRAVISIGRSMQLRVIAEGVENASQLAWLQAEGSEEAQGYYFSRPVPVQKMTALLKEKANFLHNPRGRLQGRQF; from the coding sequence ATGAGCCGAGCAGCTGGGACGAACAGCATCACCGGGACTCGTTCCGAAAAGAGCACCCATAAAAAGACAGCAAAGGCCATGCGCCTTTCCCGCAACGAGCTTGCCGCGCAACTGGAGCTCTACGCCGACCTTTATGAGCACGCGCCGGTCGCCCATATCACCCTGGACCGCCACGGCGTGATCCGTTCCGTCAACCTCACCGGCGCCGACATGTTGGGAGTGGAGCGTTCCTCCCTGCTGGGGCGCAAGTTCGCTGACCTGTTCAGCGAGAGCTCCCGCCGCCCCCTGGCGGAGTTTTTCGAGCGCCTCCTCGCCTCCAACGAGGGCAACTCCTGCAACGTCCTTTTGTCCGATGCCGGGAACGCGCTGCAACAGCTGCGCATCGTCGCCATCCCCTGCCGCGGCCGCTCCGAAATCAGACTCGCCCTGATAGAGATCACCGAGAGCGAAAAGGCCGCCAAGGCGCTGGGTATATCCGAGGCGCGCTACCGTGGCCTCTTCGAGGCCGCCAAGGACGGCATCATGATCGTCGACGCGGCCACTGGCGAGATACATGACGTCAACCCCTTCCTCATGGAGATGCTGGGGTTTCAGCGGGACGAGCTTGTGGGGAGGCTGCTGTGGGACGTCCCGCCGCTGACGGTGCTGGCGGCAAGCGAGACCGAATTCGCGGTGCTCCAGCACCGGGATTACCTGCACAACGACGATCTGCGCCTGTCGACGCGCGACGGCCGCAGCGTGATCGTGGAGGTGGTCGTCACCGGATACAGTATCGACCGCAGCAAGGTGCTGCAGTTCAACATCCGCGACATCACGGTGCGCAAGAACGCGGAGGAGGCTCTTTCCAAGAGCGAGGAACAATGCCGCACCATCGTCAGCAACATCAACGAGTACGTCTACAGCGTCCGCTTCGAGGACGGCGACATCAAGTCCGTCTACCACAGCCCCAAATGCCTGGACATCACCGGGTACAGCCCGGAGGAATACTACCGGGACCCGCTTTTGTGGTTCACCATGATCCACGATGAGGACCGCAACCAGGTGGTCCAATTCCTGAACAGCATCTTCGCCGGAGAGGACCAGGCCCCCATCCGGCACCGGATCGTGCACAAGGACGGGTCGATACGCTGGATCCTCAACAACTGTGCGGTGCAACGGATCCGCAAGGGGAACCGGGTGACCATCTCGCGCCTGGACGGCTTCATCCTCGACATCACCGACATAAAGCGCGCGGAGGAGAACATCTTTTTCCTCGCCCACCACGACCCGCTCACCAAGCTCCCCAACCGCAGCACCCTCTACGCCAGGATCGAGGATGTGCTCCGGGTGGCCCAGAAAACGCGCACCAGCGTGGCGCTTCTCTTCCTCGACATCGACGGTTTCAAGCAGATCAACGACTCCATGGGGCACGACATTGGGGACCGGCTGCTGCAATCGGTGGCGCGCAAGCTCGGGGACTGTACCCGCTCCTGTGACGTGGTGGCGCGGCTGGGGGGAGACGAATTCGTGGTGGTGCTGTGGGACTGCGGGGTGAGCGAAACCAGCTTCGTGGCGGAGAAGATCGTCAACGCGGGGTTCCCACTGCAGGGAACCAACGTGATCGTGACCCCCAGCATCGGCATCAGCCTCTATCCCGAGGACGGCAAGGACTACCTCGCCCTTCTGAAGCACGCCGACATCGCCATGTACCACGCCAAGAAACTGGGGGGGAACAACTTCCAGTTCTTCACCCACAAGCTCAACGAGATGGCGCACGAGCGCTTCGCCCTCGAGGCGGAGTTGCGCCATGCGCTCGAGCACGACGAATTCGTGCTGCACTACCAGCCCAAGGTAGACCTGGCCACCGGCCACTTCACCAGCATGGAGGCCCTGATCCGCTGGCAGCATCCGGAACGCGGCCTGATCATGCCGGAGCATTTCATCCATATCGCCGAGGAAAGCGGCCTCTTGCACCAGATCAGCAAGTGGATCATCCCCACCGTATGCCGGCAGATCCGGCAGTGGCAGCACCAGGGGCTTGGGCAGGTCTCGGCGGCGGTGAACCTCTCCGCCAGCTTCTTCCAGCACCGCGACTTCGAGGAGACCATCGAGGCGTCGCTGCTGGAGACCGGCATCCCGCCGGAGTCCCTGGAACTGGAGCTCACCGAGGCGACCATCATGAGCGATCCGCAGCGGGTGCTGGGGAGCATGGCGGCGATGAAGGCGCTGGGGCTTCAGCTTTCCATCGACGATTTCGGTACCGGCTACTCGAGCCTCAGCTACCTCAAGAAGCTGCCGGTGGACAAACTCAAGATCGACCAGTCCTTCATCCGAAATATCGCACGCGACAACGACAACGCAGCGGTGGTGCGGGCGGTGATCAGCATCGGGCGGAGCATGCAGCTCAGGGTCATCGCCGAAGGTGTGGAAAACGCCTCCCAGCTGGCCTGGCTGCAGGCTGAGGGGAGCGAGGAAGCGCAGGGGTACTACTTCAGCCGCCCGGTGCCGGTGCAGAAGATGACTGCGCTGCTCAAGGAAAAAGCGAATTTCCTGCACAACCCGCGAGGACGGCTGCAGGGCAGGCAGTTCTGA
- a CDS encoding lmo0937 family membrane protein encodes MLWTIVVILLVLWLLGLVTSYTLGGFIHLLLVIAIIIVILNLIQGRRPL; translated from the coding sequence ATGCTCTGGACCATCGTGGTGATTCTTTTGGTACTGTGGCTGTTGGGGCTGGTGACGAGCTATACCTTGGGGGGCTTCATCCACCTGCTGCTGGTCATCGCCATCATCATCGTTATACTTAACCTGATTCAGGGACGCAGGCCGCTCTAG
- a CDS encoding Thivi_2564 family membrane protein: MPLVHVLLVLIVVGVLLWLVNTYIPMAGSIKSILNAVVVIVVVLWLLNVFGLLDNLTKLRVGK, encoded by the coding sequence ATGCCGCTGGTACATGTCTTACTGGTTCTGATCGTGGTCGGGGTCCTGCTATGGCTCGTCAACACGTACATCCCCATGGCTGGATCGATCAAGTCGATACTCAACGCCGTAGTAGTCATCGTGGTCGTGCTCTGGCTTTTGAACGTGTTCGGACTACTGGACAACCTGACGAAGCTCAGAGTGGGTAAGTGA
- a CDS encoding CsbD family protein: MKASTKEQGKGKMHELKGQVKETAGKGTRNVSMEQEGRGEKITGKVEKNVGKAEKKLEK, translated from the coding sequence ATGAAAGCGAGCACGAAAGAGCAAGGCAAAGGGAAAATGCATGAGTTGAAAGGACAGGTCAAAGAAACGGCTGGAAAGGGCACCCGCAATGTTTCCATGGAGCAAGAGGGCAGGGGGGAAAAAATTACCGGCAAGGTCGAGAAAAACGTCGGTAAGGCGGAGAAAAAACTGGAGAAATAG